Genomic window (Salifodinibacter halophilus):
GATGTCGAGGATGACGTTGCCGTTGTCGGTGACCACGCCATTGCCGGCGGCGTCCTGGCGCCACACCGGCTGGCCACCGGTGATCGCCACGATCTGGCGGGCGACCAGGCTGCGCGCCATCGGAATCACTTCCACCGGCAGCGGGAACTTGCCCAGCACCTTGACCTGCTTGGACGGGTCGACGATGCAGACGAACTTGGCGCTGGCCTCGGCGATGATCTTCTCGCGGGTCAGCGCGGCGCCCCCGCCCTTGATCAGGC
Coding sequences:
- a CDS encoding ribose 5-phosphate isomerase A (catalyzes D-ribose 5-phosphate --> D-ribulose 5-phosphate in the nonoxidative branch of the pentose phosphate pathway) — translated: LIKGGGAALTREKIIAEASAKFVCIVDPSKQVKVLGKFPLPVEVIPMARSLVARQIVAITGGQPVWRQDAAGNGVVTDNGNVILDI